The following proteins are co-located in the Pseudoalteromonas sp. N1230-9 genome:
- a CDS encoding CidA/LrgA family protein, translating to MKYLISSAIILACLAVAKYLTALFESSFPAPLLGMVLLLVLLLTGIVKEHHLKPTASPLLNYMPLFFIPAGVGIIEHLGLIAEHWPLLLTIFIVVPLTSVVLIGSAIAYFKGRENDS from the coding sequence ATGAAATACCTAATCAGTAGCGCCATTATTCTTGCTTGTTTAGCCGTTGCTAAGTATTTAACGGCTTTGTTTGAAAGCAGTTTTCCAGCTCCATTACTCGGTATGGTCTTGTTACTCGTATTACTTTTAACAGGTATAGTAAAAGAGCACCATTTAAAGCCGACAGCCAGCCCTTTACTCAATTATATGCCATTGTTTTTTATTCCTGCGGGAGTCGGGATTATTGAACACTTAGGTTTAATCGCTGAGCACTGGCCTTTATTACTGACTATCTTTATTGTTGTGCCACTGACAAGCGTTGTATTGATTGGCTCTGCTATCGCTTACTTTAAGGGGCGTGAAAATGACAGCTAG
- a CDS encoding crotonase/enoyl-CoA hydratase family protein yields the protein MIKLEIKQQVAWVSLARAEKQNALSFAMFVELSNVIKKIKNDRSLRAVVISGEGEHFCSGLDVAAVMKKPSNIIKLLFKWLPGNQNLAQKVVLGWQDLSIPVIAKITGHCFGGGMQIALGADYRIVDKNAKLAIMEARWGLCPDMGANVVLAGLMKRDQALWLASHAGPVSAEDAKEYGLVTQLTDDVDKQTDAVLETLMARSPDTLAAIKRITQQSYRSQQRKILAKETWSQIRLLMNPNTKKAIAKAKGAEDVQFNNAKSW from the coding sequence ATGATAAAACTAGAAATCAAACAACAGGTCGCTTGGGTTAGCCTTGCCCGTGCCGAGAAACAAAATGCACTCAGTTTTGCTATGTTTGTGGAGCTTTCAAACGTGATCAAAAAAATTAAAAACGATCGCAGTTTGCGTGCTGTGGTGATCTCTGGCGAAGGCGAGCACTTTTGCTCTGGGCTTGATGTTGCTGCGGTGATGAAAAAGCCGAGTAATATCATCAAACTATTATTCAAGTGGTTACCAGGAAACCAAAACCTCGCGCAAAAAGTGGTGTTAGGTTGGCAAGACTTAAGTATTCCGGTGATAGCTAAAATTACCGGGCATTGCTTTGGCGGCGGTATGCAAATCGCGCTCGGGGCTGATTACCGTATTGTCGATAAAAACGCAAAGTTAGCAATTATGGAGGCTCGCTGGGGTTTGTGTCCTGATATGGGGGCTAACGTTGTACTTGCAGGCTTAATGAAGCGTGACCAGGCACTTTGGCTTGCAAGCCATGCAGGGCCTGTTTCGGCTGAAGACGCTAAAGAATATGGCTTGGTTACGCAACTGACTGATGATGTCGATAAACAAACCGATGCTGTACTTGAAACATTGATGGCCCGCTCACCCGATACACTCGCTGCAATTAAACGCATTACTCAGCAAAGCTATCGCTCACAGCAACGTAAAATTCTTGCTAAAGAAACCTGGAGCCAAATTCGCTTACTAATGAATCCGAATACCAAAAAGGCGATTGCGAAAGCCAAAGGCGCTGAAGATGTTCAATTTAATAATGCTAAATCATGGTAA
- a CDS encoding LrgB family protein, with translation MTASFWWLSVPLVIALFLALRFLNAKTHHAIAKALTNPVCWAIVLIAACLMILKLPYAPFAEHTKVLSWLLEPAIVALALPLYQQFIHVKKNLLLILISCSLGVINATLVASIICTLFSAPAELSASLASLSVTTPITLLVTDALGGIPSLAAAMVIFIGVLGAIFGNLIFSLINIHNAQAKGVAIGTACHAIGTASLITEQPKAGAFASVAMALSALLSALIVPLLYPAIQHLI, from the coding sequence ATGACAGCTAGCTTTTGGTGGTTAAGCGTTCCATTAGTTATTGCTCTTTTCCTAGCGCTGCGTTTTTTAAACGCTAAAACACACCATGCTATTGCAAAAGCACTTACCAACCCAGTTTGTTGGGCAATTGTGCTAATTGCAGCGTGTTTAATGATACTCAAACTCCCCTACGCTCCATTCGCTGAGCACACTAAAGTGCTAAGTTGGTTACTTGAACCGGCGATTGTAGCTTTAGCTCTACCGCTTTATCAGCAGTTTATACATGTTAAAAAGAATCTACTATTAATTCTGATAAGTTGCAGTTTAGGGGTAATCAATGCCACGCTGGTTGCATCGATTATTTGCACTTTGTTTTCCGCGCCCGCAGAACTTAGTGCATCCTTGGCTAGTTTGTCAGTAACCACACCTATCACTTTACTGGTTACCGATGCACTTGGCGGTATTCCTTCTTTAGCAGCGGCTATGGTGATTTTTATTGGTGTACTTGGGGCAATTTTCGGTAATTTAATTTTCTCGCTAATAAATATACATAATGCACAAGCTAAAGGTGTCGCAATTGGCACTGCTTGTCATGCTATTGGCACTGCTTCTCTTATAACAGAGCAACCGAAGGCAGGCGCTTTTGCATCTGTAGCTATGGCATTGAGTGCGCTATTAAGCGCTTTAATCGTCCCCTTACTCTACCCCGCCATTCAACATCTGATATAG
- a CDS encoding mechanosensitive ion channel family protein, which translates to MIDAELQQVEKYYNLITEYLVTYSMQIVGAILILVFGLWISQKVSNMVAALMQRHNIDITLTNFISNVIKVLLIIMFLIIALGKIGISVTPFVAAIGAASLGAGLALQGMLSNYGAGLAIIATRPFVVGDTIEVKGVSGQVKTIELGYTILINEEKVEITIPNKHIVGEILHNSFSYSLVKGEIDIAYDANADLAIELIETVLNDHELVADTPHSQVGIERFAESGVTLSYRFWVPTTKIIETKLAINRNVFKAIQGADIEIPFPQRIVTLNQTNDKGA; encoded by the coding sequence ATGATTGACGCAGAATTACAACAAGTGGAAAAATACTATAACCTGATCACCGAATATTTAGTGACATACAGCATGCAAATAGTGGGTGCGATCTTAATTTTGGTATTTGGCTTGTGGATTTCACAAAAAGTATCAAATATGGTGGCAGCCTTAATGCAGCGCCATAATATAGATATCACCCTCACAAACTTTATCAGCAATGTTATAAAAGTCTTGCTGATCATCATGTTCCTCATTATTGCGCTGGGTAAAATAGGCATCAGTGTTACTCCTTTTGTGGCTGCTATAGGTGCCGCCTCATTAGGTGCGGGTTTAGCACTGCAAGGCATGCTTTCAAATTATGGTGCAGGGCTTGCGATTATTGCAACGCGGCCTTTTGTGGTAGGTGATACAATTGAAGTAAAAGGGGTGAGCGGGCAAGTTAAAACAATTGAGCTCGGCTACACTATTTTGATTAACGAAGAAAAAGTCGAAATCACCATTCCTAACAAACATATTGTTGGCGAAATTCTGCATAACTCGTTTAGCTATTCACTCGTAAAAGGCGAAATTGATATAGCTTATGATGCAAATGCTGACTTGGCTATTGAGCTGATCGAGACCGTTTTAAACGATCATGAGCTGGTTGCCGATACACCACACTCACAAGTCGGTATTGAGCGCTTTGCCGAAAGCGGTGTCACCTTGAGCTATCGTTTTTGGGTGCCAACCACCAAAATTATTGAGACCAAATTAGCGATAAATCGTAATGTATTTAAGGCAATCCAAGGGGCGGATATCGAAATACCTTTCCCACAACGGATTGTTACTCTCAATCAAACTAATGATAAAGGCGCTTAA
- a CDS encoding family 43 glycosylhydrolase translates to MILSRKALAALSFATTLILPCAYAIDNGVYTIKSKYSAKFVEVASAQTNDGANVSQWADTNHDTQRWLITNIGGSNYSVINLNSGKALEVFDFSTADGGNVVQYEYANIASQHWQINDEGSGYVSFINLNSGKALDLYGFDGNDGANISQWSYNGSDAQQWQLTKLANVESTPFDPSTTNGAADHWPLTGNLVTHDPTIGYENGTWWIFQTGPGIYGKYSSNGVDWNDALPIFSNGLSWWSNYVPDHDGIDVWAPELKSYNGRSWLYYSISTFGSRVSAIGLTSANSVATGNWRDDGLVINTTNSNNYNAIDPDLVVAKDGAPWLAFGSWNSGIKLTRINPMTMKPFGQIYSLASRSGGIEAPTIVYRQGYYYLFVSIGKCCDGTNSTYRIAYGRSTDIRGPYLDKNGTDMLASGGSILDAGNSQWVGPGGQDILNTDVIVRHAYDAGDNGTPKLLISTLNWDANGWPKY, encoded by the coding sequence ATGATACTTTCAAGAAAAGCGCTTGCAGCGCTCAGCTTTGCAACAACACTCATACTTCCCTGTGCCTACGCGATTGATAATGGCGTATACACGATTAAATCAAAGTACAGCGCTAAGTTTGTAGAAGTAGCTAGCGCGCAAACCAATGATGGTGCAAATGTCAGCCAGTGGGCTGACACAAATCACGACACGCAGCGCTGGTTAATTACCAACATAGGTGGTAGCAACTATTCGGTTATTAACTTAAACAGTGGTAAAGCCCTCGAAGTGTTTGATTTTTCAACGGCCGATGGCGGTAATGTGGTGCAGTATGAATATGCAAACATTGCTAGCCAACACTGGCAAATTAATGACGAAGGCAGCGGTTATGTTAGCTTTATTAACTTAAACAGTGGTAAGGCTCTCGACTTATATGGATTCGATGGTAACGATGGCGCGAACATTAGTCAGTGGAGCTACAACGGCAGCGATGCGCAGCAATGGCAACTCACCAAACTTGCCAATGTTGAATCCACTCCCTTTGATCCATCGACCACCAATGGTGCTGCTGATCATTGGCCACTCACTGGCAATTTAGTTACCCACGATCCAACTATTGGCTACGAGAATGGCACTTGGTGGATATTTCAAACAGGCCCAGGTATTTACGGTAAATATTCAAGCAATGGCGTGGATTGGAATGATGCGCTGCCAATTTTTTCAAATGGTTTAAGTTGGTGGAGTAACTATGTGCCTGATCATGACGGAATTGATGTCTGGGCGCCTGAATTAAAAAGCTACAATGGCCGCAGCTGGCTTTATTATTCGATTTCGACCTTTGGTTCACGTGTCAGTGCTATTGGCCTTACCTCAGCAAACAGTGTTGCCACAGGTAATTGGCGTGATGATGGCTTAGTGATTAACACCACCAATAGCAATAATTACAACGCCATTGACCCAGATCTTGTGGTAGCAAAAGATGGTGCACCTTGGCTTGCATTTGGCTCATGGAATTCGGGTATTAAACTAACGCGTATTAACCCAATGACAATGAAACCATTTGGTCAAATCTACTCATTAGCAAGTCGCTCAGGTGGTATTGAAGCGCCGACCATAGTGTATCGCCAAGGCTACTACTATTTGTTTGTTTCAATTGGCAAATGCTGTGATGGCACAAATAGCACATACCGTATTGCTTACGGGCGCTCTACCGACATTCGAGGTCCGTATCTAGATAAAAATGGCACCGACATGTTAGCCAGCGGCGGTAGCATTCTTGATGCGGGTAATAGCCAATGGGTAGGGCCTGGTGGACAAGATATTTTAAATACCGATGTAATTGTTCGTCATGCTTATGATGCAGGTGATAATGGCACACCCAAATTGCTCATCAGCACCCTTAATTGGGATGCGAATGGCTGGCCTAAATACTAG
- a CDS encoding PepSY-associated TM helix domain-containing protein, producing MFTMSKRLWFQLHGWFSLPVWVLFCFICVTGTVSVISHELTWLTNSEARANNPNDLPALGVDQVINSVEKAYPTADVMSVLTYEPYLVNAVIFTDTDKPYAVAYVNQYTGEVQAVNDTISFIEFMRTLHGWLFFPWQEGYSIGYYLVSAMAFVILGALVTGLVIYKNFWRAFSQPKLRFNQGKKTFLKDLHTLSGVWSIWFMAVMALTGLWYLVQAIMWHNEIDIEEHAPLVAVSTLPADKQTPPTDLKAALAITKEKYPDFKPSYVMLPEHNRGMFNIMGSGDTIFYDNYAYSTSVNPWTGEIAASKSPETMSGLQTLSHITDPLHYGNIGGLWTKTIWFIFGLILSGMSITGFMMYAAKLVNNKPVKARQAAPVNNVQEAN from the coding sequence ATTTTTACCATGAGTAAACGTCTTTGGTTCCAACTGCATGGTTGGTTTTCGCTCCCAGTATGGGTGCTATTTTGCTTTATCTGTGTCACAGGCACTGTATCTGTAATAAGCCATGAACTTACTTGGCTTACTAACAGTGAAGCACGTGCAAACAACCCAAATGATTTACCAGCACTAGGTGTTGATCAAGTTATTAATAGCGTAGAAAAAGCTTACCCAACCGCCGATGTAATGAGTGTACTCACTTATGAGCCTTACCTTGTTAATGCTGTTATTTTCACAGATACCGACAAACCTTACGCTGTGGCTTACGTCAATCAATACACAGGCGAAGTACAAGCGGTTAATGACACTATCTCATTCATCGAATTTATGCGTACCCTACACGGCTGGCTATTCTTTCCTTGGCAAGAAGGCTACAGCATAGGTTACTACTTAGTCAGCGCCATGGCGTTTGTCATTTTAGGTGCACTAGTAACAGGCTTAGTGATTTATAAAAACTTTTGGCGTGCATTCAGTCAACCTAAGCTGCGTTTTAATCAAGGTAAAAAAACCTTTCTTAAAGATTTACATACCCTAAGTGGTGTGTGGTCAATTTGGTTTATGGCAGTAATGGCACTCACAGGCCTGTGGTATTTAGTACAAGCCATCATGTGGCATAACGAAATAGACATAGAAGAGCACGCGCCGCTAGTGGCGGTTTCAACTTTACCTGCGGACAAACAAACACCGCCTACCGATTTAAAAGCGGCACTGGCTATTACCAAAGAGAAATACCCAGATTTCAAACCTAGCTATGTGATGCTACCAGAGCATAACCGCGGTATGTTTAATATTATGGGCAGTGGCGATACTATCTTCTACGATAACTACGCTTACTCAACCTCAGTCAATCCTTGGACGGGTGAAATTGCAGCAAGTAAAAGTCCTGAAACAATGTCGGGGCTTCAAACCCTTTCGCATATTACTGATCCACTTCATTACGGTAATATTGGCGGCCTATGGACAAAGACTATTTGGTTTATCTTTGGTTTGATTTTAAGTGGTATGTCAATCACTGGTTTTATGATGTATGCCGCTAAATTAGTTAATAATAAACCTGTAAAAGCGCGCCAAGCTGCGCCAGTAAATAACGTTCAGGAGGCAAACTAA